In Streptomyces canus, one DNA window encodes the following:
- a CDS encoding SigE family RNA polymerase sigma factor, translated as MREAVREREFREFAEARQGQLRRSAYLLCGDWHQAQDLTQTTLMKLYASWGRVRRDGNVDAYARTILTRVFIDQYRKRSWREEPTEELPEPVSAEPPVTPELRLVMQAALMELPPRYRAVLVLRFWEDWSVEQTAEALRVTPGTVKSQSARGLVRLRGLVEGLAGETSGR; from the coding sequence GTGCGGGAAGCAGTCCGGGAGCGGGAGTTCCGGGAGTTCGCCGAGGCCCGGCAGGGGCAGCTCAGGCGCAGCGCGTATCTGCTGTGCGGGGACTGGCACCAGGCCCAGGACCTCACCCAGACGACGCTGATGAAGCTGTACGCCTCCTGGGGCCGGGTCCGCCGCGACGGCAACGTCGATGCCTACGCCCGTACGATCCTCACCCGCGTCTTCATCGACCAGTACCGCAAGCGGAGTTGGCGGGAGGAGCCGACGGAGGAGCTGCCCGAACCGGTGTCCGCGGAGCCGCCGGTCACGCCCGAGCTGCGGCTGGTGATGCAGGCCGCGCTGATGGAACTGCCGCCCCGCTACCGGGCGGTCCTGGTACTGCGGTTCTGGGAGGACTGGAGCGTGGAGCAGACCGCCGAGGCGCTGCGCGTGACCCCGGGCACGGTCAAGAGCCAGAGCGCCCGCGGGCTCGTCCGGCTGCGCGGGCTCGTCGAGGGTCTCGCGGGCGAGACGAGCGGGAGGTGA
- a CDS encoding peptidylprolyl isomerase: MSRVELTTNFGRIVLELADAEAPKTVENFLKYVGNGHYDGTIFHRVINGFMVQGGGFTPDMVQKPTLAPVPNEADNGLKNTAYTVAMARTSDPHSATAQFFVNVSDNEFLNFTAKSPNGWGYTVFGKVVEGQDVVDQIKGVRTGSSRGHGDVPTQPVIIESAKVVD; the protein is encoded by the coding sequence ATGTCCAGGGTCGAGCTGACCACTAATTTCGGCCGTATCGTCCTCGAGCTCGCCGACGCCGAGGCTCCCAAGACCGTCGAGAACTTCCTGAAGTACGTCGGCAACGGGCACTACGACGGCACGATCTTCCACCGGGTGATCAACGGCTTCATGGTCCAGGGCGGTGGCTTCACCCCGGACATGGTGCAGAAGCCCACGCTCGCGCCGGTCCCGAACGAGGCCGACAACGGTCTGAAGAACACCGCGTACACCGTGGCGATGGCGCGCACCAGCGACCCGCACTCGGCGACCGCGCAGTTCTTCGTCAACGTCTCGGACAACGAGTTCCTCAACTTCACGGCCAAGAGCCCGAACGGCTGGGGTTACACCGTGTTCGGCAAGGTCGTCGAGGGCCAGGACGTCGTCGACCAGATCAAGGGCGTGCGGACCGGCAGCAGCCGCGGTCACGGCGACGTGCCCACGCAGCCGGTGATCATCGAGTCCGCGAAGGTCGTCGACTGA
- the ku gene encoding non-homologous end joining protein Ku, translating to MRSIWNGAISFGLVSIPIKLVNATESHSISFRQIHTEDGGRVRYRKVCELEDREISQAEIGKGYEDADGTIIPITDEDLAHLPLPTTKTIEIVAFVPGDRIDPLQMDAAYYLQAGGAPAAKPYTLLREALKRSNKVAIAKFALRGRERLGMLRVVEDAIALHGLLWPDEVRAPEGLAPDTKVTVSDKELDLADALMDTLGEIDLDELHDEYREALEEVVAAKAAGEAPPEAPERAKGGKVLDLMAALEKSVRDAKESRGEESGEVTRLPQRKSARAAPKQTGGKKSTSATKKTAAAKKTTAKSSQGTKKTASAKKATSAKKTAAKKTTARKRTA from the coding sequence GTGAGATCCATATGGAACGGCGCCATCTCGTTCGGCCTGGTCAGCATTCCGATCAAGCTGGTGAACGCCACCGAGAGCCACTCGATCTCCTTCCGCCAGATCCACACCGAGGACGGCGGCCGCGTCCGCTACCGCAAGGTCTGCGAACTGGAGGACCGGGAGATCAGCCAGGCGGAGATCGGCAAGGGGTACGAGGACGCCGACGGCACCATCATCCCGATCACCGACGAGGACCTGGCCCATCTGCCGCTCCCGACGACGAAGACGATCGAGATCGTGGCCTTCGTGCCGGGCGACCGGATCGACCCGCTCCAGATGGATGCCGCGTACTACCTCCAGGCGGGAGGCGCCCCCGCCGCCAAGCCGTACACCCTGCTGAGAGAGGCGCTCAAGCGCAGCAACAAGGTGGCCATCGCCAAGTTCGCGCTGCGGGGGCGGGAACGGCTCGGGATGCTGCGGGTGGTGGAGGACGCCATCGCGCTGCACGGGCTGCTGTGGCCGGACGAGGTCCGCGCGCCCGAGGGACTCGCCCCCGACACCAAGGTCACCGTCAGCGACAAGGAACTCGACCTCGCCGACGCCCTGATGGACACCCTCGGCGAGATCGACCTCGACGAACTCCACGACGAGTACCGCGAGGCGCTGGAGGAGGTCGTCGCCGCGAAGGCCGCCGGCGAGGCACCTCCGGAGGCACCCGAGCGGGCGAAGGGCGGCAAGGTCCTCGACCTCATGGCCGCGCTGGAGAAGAGTGTCCGGGACGCGAAGGAGTCCCGGGGCGAGGAGTCGGGGGAGGTCACGCGGCTGCCGCAGCGCAAGTCGGCGCGGGCGGCGCCGAAGCAGACGGGTGGCAAGAAGTCCACGTCTGCCACGAAGAAGACGGCAGCCGCCAAGAAGACGACGGCGAAGTCGTCACAGGGAACGAAGAAGACCGCGTCGGCGAAGAAGGCGACGAGCGCGAAGAAGACGGCGGCCAAGAAGACGACCGCCCGCAAACGGACCGCGTGA
- the ligD gene encoding non-homologous end-joining DNA ligase translates to MTPITEVEGRRLALSNLEKVLYPATGFTKGEVLHYYATSAEVLLPHLRDRPVSFLRYPDGPEGQVFFTKNVPPGTPDWVTTAEVPRSEGPARMVLVQDLASLMWAANLVTEFHTHQWPIGTPDEADRLVLDLDPGPPATIVECCEVALWLRERLAADGIEAYPKTAGSKGLHLLAAVRGASSDQVSEYAKQLAVEAERAMPRLALHRMTRNLRPGKVFVDWSQNAARKTTATPYTLRARTRPLVSAPVTWTEVEECGTPARLSFEAPDMGPRLQDYGDLLAPLLDSERATPLP, encoded by the coding sequence ATGACGCCGATCACCGAGGTGGAGGGCCGCCGGCTCGCGCTCAGCAATCTGGAGAAGGTGCTGTATCCGGCCACCGGCTTCACCAAGGGCGAGGTGCTGCACTACTACGCGACGTCGGCCGAGGTGCTGCTCCCCCATCTGCGTGACCGTCCGGTCTCCTTCCTGCGCTATCCGGACGGCCCCGAGGGTCAGGTGTTCTTCACCAAGAACGTTCCGCCGGGTACGCCCGACTGGGTCACCACCGCCGAGGTGCCCCGCTCGGAGGGGCCGGCCCGGATGGTGCTCGTGCAGGACCTCGCGAGCCTGATGTGGGCCGCCAACCTGGTCACCGAGTTCCACACCCACCAGTGGCCGATCGGCACCCCCGACGAGGCCGACCGCCTGGTCCTCGACCTCGATCCGGGGCCGCCCGCGACGATCGTCGAGTGCTGCGAGGTCGCCCTCTGGCTCAGGGAACGGCTGGCGGCGGACGGTATCGAGGCGTACCCGAAGACCGCCGGGTCGAAGGGGCTGCATCTGCTGGCGGCGGTCCGGGGGGCGTCGTCGGACCAGGTGTCGGAGTACGCCAAGCAGCTCGCCGTGGAGGCGGAGCGGGCGATGCCCCGGCTGGCCCTGCACCGGATGACCCGCAACCTGCGCCCCGGCAAGGTCTTCGTCGACTGGAGCCAGAACGCCGCCCGCAAGACCACCGCCACGCCCTACACCCTGCGGGCCCGGACCCGGCCCCTGGTGTCGGCACCGGTGACCTGGACGGAGGTCGAGGAGTGCGGCACACCGGCCCGGCTGTCCTTCGAGGCACCGGACATGGGCCCGCGCCTCCAGGACTACGGCGACCTGCTGGCCCCGCTCCTCGACAGCGAGCGGGCCACACCACTGCCATGA
- a CDS encoding nuclease-related domain-containing protein, which translates to MSGLRVVPTWRHGQERLYVCLTDGRNIAWYDREAARINLLSEDRREDVLDVLGPFLTGPVAVGPPPVPTPAELARLALHPDDDLAPNRPGEALHIALDRDPGSPHLIRRDPRRRALEAEQTVGEALDGLGGAGWHTLHSVPLPGGDRVHHLVIGPAGLFAVHALYARRQRVTVADPLVAFGRRDPQPLLRRVRADADRASYALTAEVHPVLALVGPTAVTVTRPLRGLRVLADTDLEGLARLGGVLKPADVEALHAMARDRHTWTKV; encoded by the coding sequence ATGAGCGGACTGCGCGTCGTACCGACCTGGCGCCATGGTCAGGAGCGGCTGTACGTCTGCCTCACGGACGGCAGGAACATCGCCTGGTACGACCGTGAGGCGGCCCGGATCAATCTGCTGAGCGAGGACCGCAGAGAGGATGTGCTCGATGTCCTCGGGCCCTTCCTGACCGGCCCGGTGGCCGTGGGCCCGCCCCCGGTGCCGACGCCCGCCGAACTGGCCCGGCTCGCCCTCCACCCGGACGACGATCTCGCGCCCAACCGGCCCGGCGAGGCCCTCCACATCGCCCTGGACCGGGATCCCGGCTCCCCGCACCTGATCCGCCGCGACCCGCGTCGGCGCGCGCTGGAGGCGGAACAGACCGTGGGTGAGGCGCTGGACGGCCTCGGCGGCGCGGGCTGGCACACCCTGCACTCCGTCCCGCTGCCCGGCGGCGACCGCGTGCACCATCTGGTGATCGGTCCCGCGGGACTGTTCGCCGTGCACGCGCTGTACGCCCGCAGACAGCGGGTCACGGTCGCCGACCCGTTGGTCGCCTTCGGCCGCCGCGACCCACAGCCGCTGCTGCGCCGCGTCCGCGCCGACGCCGACCGCGCCTCCTACGCCCTGACGGCCGAGGTCCACCCGGTCCTCGCCCTCGTCGGCCCCACGGCCGTGACGGTGACCCGTCCGCTCCGTGGGCTCCGCGTCCTGGCGGACACGGACCTCGAAGGCCTCGCACGCCTCGGCGGGGTGCTCAAGCCGGCGGACGTGGAGGCCCTGCACGCGATGGCACGGGACCGCCACACCTGGACGAAGGTCTGA
- a CDS encoding protein-tyrosine phosphatase family protein — protein MRTRRKQPDVPAPDRAWDEIVPGLWMGGHEFQGVSGQREFAVVRDEFEVVQTLLRLPGHGPDPGVEHHVWPIPDGPLDGTQLAGVMRLAQAASEALDEGRKVLVRCYHGYNRSGLVVAHALVRRGHTADEAIRLIRSRRSPWALHNELFVEYLRAGLPTARLLEELTE, from the coding sequence TTGCGGACCCGCAGGAAGCAACCCGATGTACCGGCTCCGGACAGAGCGTGGGACGAGATCGTGCCCGGGCTGTGGATGGGCGGGCACGAGTTCCAGGGCGTGTCCGGACAACGGGAGTTCGCCGTCGTACGGGACGAGTTCGAGGTCGTGCAGACGCTGCTGCGGCTGCCGGGCCACGGTCCCGATCCCGGCGTCGAGCACCACGTGTGGCCTATTCCGGACGGCCCGCTGGACGGGACCCAGCTCGCGGGCGTGATGCGTCTGGCGCAGGCCGCGAGCGAGGCACTGGACGAGGGCCGCAAGGTCCTCGTCCGCTGTTACCACGGTTACAACCGCTCGGGCCTGGTCGTGGCACACGCCCTGGTCCGCAGGGGGCATACGGCCGACGAGGCGATCCGCCTGATCCGGAGCCGGCGCTCGCCGTGGGCACTCCACAACGAACTGTTCGTCGAGTACCTCCGGGCCGGCCTCCCGACGGCCCGGCTGCTGGAGGAGCTGACCGAGTAG
- a CDS encoding HAMP domain-containing sensor histidine kinase — MRLALPRWSGTLAVKAGVFITVMCCALAALLGVLVHVSVTNQTVGEARELALSRLKDATEAYEAGDTLKWDAGVDQPDLPDSLRALAVAGDRGTMVGVHRGRPVMWAAGPVDGGRSLAVEVDYAQNARTIAALDRAILWSSALAITATLLVGAFAVTRVTTRLHTTARVARRISAGDLDARVDDPRTKDPSRPQDEVAAVAAALDSMAVSLQGKLLSEQRFTADVAHELRTPLTGLHAAAELLPPGRPTELVRDRVGALRTLTEDLLEISRLDTGRETVELDTEPLGALAERVVRASGTDTEVVVVRDLAVETDRRRLERVLGNLVANAHRHGRGPVSLTVDGPVVSVRDHGDGFPPYLIEHGPQRFRTEGGSKGHGLGLTIAVGQAEVLGARLSFSNAVNGGAVATLFLR; from the coding sequence ATGAGACTCGCGCTGCCCCGTTGGTCCGGCACGCTGGCCGTGAAGGCCGGCGTCTTCATCACCGTGATGTGCTGCGCCCTCGCCGCGCTGCTCGGCGTCCTCGTGCATGTCTCGGTGACGAACCAGACCGTCGGCGAGGCCCGTGAGCTGGCGCTGAGCCGGCTGAAGGACGCGACCGAGGCGTACGAGGCCGGGGACACGCTGAAGTGGGACGCCGGTGTGGATCAGCCGGACCTGCCGGACTCGCTGCGGGCGCTGGCGGTCGCCGGGGACCGCGGCACGATGGTCGGCGTGCACCGCGGGCGCCCCGTGATGTGGGCGGCGGGTCCGGTCGACGGGGGCCGGTCGCTGGCCGTGGAGGTCGACTACGCGCAGAACGCGCGGACGATCGCGGCGCTCGACCGGGCGATCCTGTGGTCGTCGGCGCTGGCGATCACGGCGACGCTGCTGGTGGGCGCGTTCGCGGTCACCAGGGTGACGACGCGGCTGCACACGACCGCTCGGGTGGCCCGGCGGATCAGCGCGGGCGACCTCGACGCACGGGTCGACGATCCCCGTACGAAGGATCCGTCACGGCCGCAGGACGAGGTGGCCGCGGTGGCCGCAGCGCTGGACTCCATGGCGGTGTCCCTCCAGGGGAAGCTGCTGAGTGAGCAGCGCTTCACGGCGGATGTCGCCCATGAGCTGCGGACGCCTCTGACCGGGCTGCACGCGGCCGCCGAGTTGCTGCCGCCGGGGCGGCCCACGGAGCTGGTGCGGGATCGGGTGGGGGCGTTGCGGACCCTGACGGAGGATCTGCTGGAGATCTCCCGGCTGGACACCGGGCGGGAAACGGTGGAGCTGGATACCGAGCCCTTGGGGGCGTTGGCCGAGCGGGTGGTCCGTGCGTCCGGTACCGATACCGAGGTCGTCGTCGTGCGGGACCTCGCCGTGGAGACGGATCGGCGGCGGCTGGAGCGGGTGCTGGGCAATCTGGTGGCCAACGCGCACCGGCACGGCCGGGGACCGGTGTCCCTGACGGTGGACGGGCCGGTGGTGAGCGTTCGGGACCACGGGGACGGGTTCCCGCCGTATCTCATCGAGCACGGTCCGCAGCGGTTCCGTACCGAGGGCGGGTCGAAGGGGCACGGCCTGGGGCTGACCATCGCGGTGGGGCAGGCGGAGGTGCTCGGGGCGCGCCTGTCGTTTTCCAACGCGGTGAACGGCGGGGCGGTCGCGACGCTGTTCTTGCGGTAG
- a CDS encoding SH3 domain-containing protein encodes MSLRSRLSIAVAAGALAVTALATPAVAGDDPDDPRDDWGQTQNQNQNHGQDQNQDHGQDQNQDHGQDQNQDHNPRLSRGVVTASSLALRSAPNRGGQIIRWADRGEVVSIFCKTNGQSVQGNRQWYLLTDGTWAWGSARYIRTIGPAPRWC; translated from the coding sequence ATGTCCCTGCGCTCCCGTCTCTCCATAGCCGTGGCCGCCGGCGCCCTCGCCGTCACCGCCCTCGCCACGCCCGCCGTCGCCGGTGACGACCCGGACGACCCGCGCGACGACTGGGGGCAGACCCAGAACCAGAACCAGAACCACGGTCAGGACCAGAACCAGGACCACGGTCAGGACCAGAACCAGGACCACGGTCAGGACCAGAACCAGGACCACAACCCCCGCCTGTCCAGAGGCGTCGTGACGGCCAGTTCGCTGGCGCTGCGCAGTGCGCCGAACCGGGGCGGCCAGATCATCCGGTGGGCCGACCGGGGTGAGGTCGTCTCGATCTTCTGCAAGACCAACGGCCAGAGCGTCCAGGGCAACCGCCAGTGGTACCTCCTCACGGACGGCACCTGGGCCTGGGGCTCGGCCCGTTACATCCGGACCATCGGACCGGCGCCACGCTGGTGCTGA
- a CDS encoding FtsW/RodA/SpoVE family cell cycle protein translates to MTKAGTTVAPAETSAPSVRLPRRRGIELALIVLAVLLSVYGYCAVGLAKNGSVPPDAAGYGAGLGVLALIAHGAVRLRAPYADPLLLPIGVLLNGLGLVLIYRLDLETPGDRAAPTQLVWSTVGITLFIVVVLMLRDHRVLQRYAYVCVAAALALLTLPILFPSVNGARIWIRIAGFSIQPGEFAKVLLAVFFAAYLATNRNALAFAGRRLWGLQLPTGRVLGPLLTIWLISVGVLVLERDLGTSLLFFGLFVVLLYVATGLTGWIALGLLLAAVGAFAVGWLEPHVHIRVEDWLHPFASIEAGQGPNQLAQSLFAFAAGGVLGTGLGLGHSILIGFAAKSDFILATAGEELGLAGLAAIFLLYALLVERGYRAGLALRDPFGRLLAIGLASIVALQVFVIAGGVGGLIPLTGMAMPFLAQGGSSVVTNWAIVALLIRVSDSARDQYDGKETP, encoded by the coding sequence ATGACCAAGGCCGGAACCACCGTGGCCCCCGCGGAGACCTCCGCTCCCTCGGTACGCCTGCCCCGGCGCCGTGGCATCGAACTGGCCCTCATCGTCCTCGCCGTCCTGCTGTCGGTGTACGGCTACTGCGCTGTCGGCCTCGCCAAGAACGGCTCCGTCCCGCCCGACGCCGCCGGTTACGGCGCCGGGCTCGGCGTGCTCGCGCTCATCGCCCACGGGGCGGTGCGCCTGAGGGCGCCGTACGCCGATCCGCTCCTGCTGCCGATCGGCGTACTGCTCAACGGCCTGGGCCTCGTCCTGATCTACCGGCTCGACCTGGAGACACCCGGCGACCGCGCGGCCCCCACCCAGCTCGTGTGGTCCACGGTCGGGATCACCCTGTTCATCGTGGTCGTGCTGATGCTGCGCGACCACCGCGTGCTCCAGCGGTACGCCTACGTCTGTGTCGCCGCCGCACTGGCCCTGCTGACCCTCCCGATCCTCTTCCCCTCCGTGAACGGCGCCCGCATCTGGATCCGGATCGCCGGGTTCTCCATCCAGCCGGGTGAGTTCGCCAAGGTGCTGCTGGCGGTGTTCTTCGCCGCGTATCTCGCGACCAACCGGAACGCCCTGGCGTTCGCGGGGCGGCGGCTGTGGGGGCTTCAGCTGCCCACCGGGCGGGTGCTGGGCCCGCTGCTCACCATCTGGCTGATCAGCGTCGGGGTCCTGGTCCTGGAACGGGACCTCGGCACCTCGCTGCTGTTCTTCGGACTGTTCGTCGTCCTGCTGTACGTCGCCACCGGACTCACCGGCTGGATCGCGCTGGGACTGCTGCTGGCCGCCGTCGGCGCCTTCGCCGTGGGCTGGCTGGAGCCGCATGTGCACATCAGGGTGGAGGACTGGCTGCACCCCTTCGCATCGATCGAGGCGGGCCAGGGGCCGAACCAGCTCGCGCAGTCCCTGTTCGCCTTCGCGGCGGGCGGGGTCCTCGGCACCGGGCTCGGGCTCGGGCACTCCATCCTGATCGGCTTCGCGGCGAAGTCGGACTTCATCCTGGCGACCGCCGGGGAGGAGCTGGGCCTGGCGGGCCTCGCCGCGATCTTCCTGCTGTACGCCCTGCTGGTGGAGCGCGGCTACCGGGCGGGCCTCGCCCTGCGCGACCCGTTCGGGCGGCTGCTGGCGATCGGACTCGCCTCGATCGTGGCGCTCCAGGTGTTCGTGATCGCGGGCGGGGTCGGCGGACTGATCCCGCTCACCGGCATGGCGATGCCGTTCCTCGCGCAGGGCGGCTCGTCGGTCGTCACCAACTGGGCGATCGTCGCCCTGCTGATCCGGGTGAGCGACTCGGCCCGCGACCAGTACGACGGAAAGGAGACCCCGTGA
- a CDS encoding penicillin-binding transpeptidase domain-containing protein codes for MARYIRHAACFCTLLLVALLVNAARVQVVQARTHGENPANRRETIARYGRERGDILVGGRPVTGSRDTEEQLRYERTYTDGPLYAPVTGFASQEYGTSFLEHTEDSVLSGSDPLLTPFPLWNDFTRSRNPGGNVVTTLNRAAQKAAFRGLGGRKGAVAAVEPATGRVLALASSPSYDPAALSGNDPRVGRAWARLNGDVDKPMLNRAVRQTYPPGSTFKVVTAAAALDAGVIKDVDAPTDSPEPYTLPGTTTSLTNESEGCEDLSLREAFRWSCNTVFAKLGVKVGVRHMTATARAFGFNDNALRIPFSVARSTFDPTVDKAQLALSSIGQYNTRATPLQMAMVSAAVANGGQIRTPYLVERTTTDDGDTVATAGSRPVRQAMYPATAARLKELMAQVVTEGTGTNAAIPGAVVGGKTGTAQHGIGNSGTPYAWFVSWAQGERDMEPKVAVAVVVEDASAVRGDITGGGVAAPIARAVMEAVLDSRY; via the coding sequence ATGGCCCGTTACATCCGGCACGCCGCCTGCTTCTGCACCCTGCTGCTCGTGGCACTCCTCGTCAACGCCGCCCGCGTCCAGGTCGTCCAGGCCCGCACCCACGGCGAGAACCCGGCCAACCGCCGCGAGACCATCGCCCGTTACGGCCGGGAGCGCGGCGACATCCTGGTCGGCGGGCGGCCGGTCACCGGATCCCGGGACACCGAGGAGCAGCTGCGCTACGAACGGACGTACACGGACGGGCCGTTGTACGCGCCGGTGACCGGCTTCGCCTCGCAGGAGTACGGCACGTCCTTCCTGGAGCACACCGAGGACTCGGTCCTCTCCGGCTCGGACCCGCTGCTGACGCCGTTCCCGCTGTGGAACGACTTCACGCGGAGTCGCAACCCGGGCGGGAACGTCGTCACCACGCTCAACAGGGCCGCGCAGAAGGCGGCCTTCCGCGGGCTCGGCGGGCGCAAGGGCGCGGTGGCGGCGGTGGAGCCGGCGACGGGCCGCGTGCTCGCGCTGGCGTCCTCCCCTTCGTACGACCCCGCGGCCCTGTCCGGGAACGACCCGCGGGTGGGCCGGGCCTGGGCCCGGCTCAACGGGGACGTGGACAAGCCGATGCTCAACCGGGCGGTACGGCAGACCTATCCGCCGGGTTCCACGTTCAAGGTGGTCACCGCGGCGGCCGCGCTGGACGCGGGTGTCATCAAGGACGTGGACGCGCCGACCGACTCGCCGGAGCCGTACACCCTGCCCGGCACCACCACCTCCCTCACCAACGAGTCCGAGGGCTGCGAGGACCTGTCCCTGCGGGAGGCCTTCCGGTGGTCGTGCAACACGGTGTTCGCGAAGCTCGGGGTGAAGGTGGGGGTGCGTCATATGACGGCCACCGCACGCGCCTTCGGCTTCAACGACAACGCGCTGCGGATCCCCTTCTCGGTGGCCCGCAGCACCTTCGACCCGACCGTCGACAAGGCCCAGCTGGCCCTGTCGTCGATCGGCCAGTACAACACCCGCGCGACCCCGCTCCAGATGGCGATGGTCTCGGCGGCGGTCGCCAACGGCGGGCAGATCCGCACGCCCTATCTGGTGGAGCGGACCACGACGGACGACGGGGACACGGTGGCGACGGCGGGCTCGCGCCCGGTGCGGCAGGCGATGTACCCGGCGACGGCCGCACGGCTGAAGGAGCTCATGGCCCAGGTGGTCACGGAGGGCACCGGCACCAACGCCGCCATCCCGGGCGCCGTCGTCGGCGGCAAGACCGGCACCGCCCAGCACGGCATCGGCAACTCCGGGACGCCGTACGCCTGGTTCGTGTCGTGGGCGCAGGGCGAGCGGGACATGGAGCCGAAGGTCGCGGTGGCCGTGGTGGTGGAGGACGCGTCGGCCGTCCGGGGGGACATCACCGGGGGCGGGGTGGCCGCGCCGATCGCGCGGGCGGTGATGGAAGCGGTGCTCGACTCCAGGTATTGA
- a CDS encoding DUF3291 domain-containing protein, with protein MTGATAYQLAQVNIGRLKAPLDSPQLKAFVDNLDPVNADADNADGFVWRLEDESGDATDIAVFGDEWLIINMSVWRDTDALTAYMYQGRHREMLARRREFFERVQEAMVALWWIPAGHRPTVAEAESRLLHLRTNGPTPYAFTLRTPFPAQGAEPVTALEIPDDLGCSV; from the coding sequence ATGACTGGAGCCACCGCGTACCAACTCGCCCAGGTGAACATCGGCCGTCTCAAAGCCCCGCTGGACTCCCCGCAGTTGAAGGCCTTCGTCGACAACCTCGATCCCGTGAACGCCGACGCCGACAACGCCGACGGTTTCGTCTGGCGACTGGAGGACGAGTCCGGCGACGCGACGGACATCGCCGTCTTCGGGGACGAGTGGCTCATCATCAACATGTCGGTGTGGCGGGACACCGACGCGCTGACGGCGTACATGTACCAGGGCAGGCACCGCGAGATGCTCGCCCGCCGCAGGGAGTTCTTCGAGCGGGTCCAGGAGGCGATGGTGGCCCTGTGGTGGATCCCGGCCGGCCATCGCCCCACGGTCGCCGAGGCGGAGTCCCGCCTGCTGCACCTGCGCACGAACGGGCCCACGCCGTACGCGTTCACCCTGCGGACGCCGTTCCCGGCCCAGGGGGCGGAGCCGGTCACTGCTCTGGAGATCCCGGACGATCTGGGCTGCTCGGTCTAG
- a CDS encoding ferritin-like domain-containing protein has translation MPTFDLYTTDPGDPHWQVPATGAARFAWEYDDGRERLLALYQKGKDKQWDGQKRIDWSLEVDPYDPLGTPDESISVYGTKYWAKFTDRDKGELRKHLASWQFSQFLHGEQGAMVCAARIVESVPDLDAKLYSATQVMDEARHAEIYGRFLHEKIGMLYPINDNLQSLLGDTLGDSRWDMPYLGMQVLIEGLALAAFGMIRDTTDKPLPKQILAYVMQDEARHVAFGRMALRDYYQQLSDAELREREEFVIEGCYLMRDRLRGVEVLENFGIPKAEAEEYAERSEFLALFRQLLFSRIVPCVKDIGLWGKRLQQAYVDMGVFEMGNSNLDLLMAQDEEIAEKLDAERFAAEERERVAEVTEAIRAGATEE, from the coding sequence ATGCCGACTTTCGACCTGTACACCACGGACCCAGGGGACCCCCACTGGCAGGTGCCGGCGACGGGCGCGGCCCGCTTCGCCTGGGAGTACGACGACGGACGCGAGCGCCTGCTGGCCCTCTATCAGAAGGGCAAGGACAAGCAGTGGGACGGGCAGAAGCGCATCGACTGGAGCCTCGAGGTCGATCCGTACGACCCGCTCGGCACCCCCGACGAGTCCATCTCCGTCTACGGCACCAAGTACTGGGCGAAGTTCACCGACCGGGACAAGGGAGAGCTCCGCAAGCACCTCGCCTCCTGGCAGTTCAGCCAGTTCCTGCACGGCGAGCAGGGCGCGATGGTGTGCGCCGCGCGGATCGTGGAGTCCGTCCCCGACCTCGACGCCAAGCTCTACTCGGCGACCCAGGTGATGGACGAGGCGCGGCACGCGGAGATCTACGGCCGTTTCCTGCACGAGAAGATCGGGATGCTGTACCCGATCAACGACAACCTCCAGTCCCTGCTGGGCGACACTCTCGGGGACTCGCGCTGGGACATGCCCTACCTCGGCATGCAGGTCCTCATCGAGGGCCTCGCCCTGGCCGCCTTCGGCATGATCCGCGACACCACGGACAAGCCCCTCCCGAAGCAGATCCTCGCGTACGTCATGCAGGACGAGGCCCGTCACGTGGCCTTCGGCCGGATGGCGCTGCGCGACTACTACCAGCAGCTCTCCGACGCCGAGCTCCGCGAACGCGAGGAGTTCGTCATCGAGGGCTGCTACCTGATGCGTGACCGCCTGCGCGGTGTCGAGGTCCTGGAGAACTTCGGCATCCCGAAGGCGGAGGCCGAGGAATACGCCGAACGGTCCGAATTCCTCGCCCTCTTCCGTCAGTTGCTCTTCTCCCGGATCGTCCCCTGCGTCAAGGACATCGGCCTGTGGGGCAAACGCCTCCAGCAGGCCTACGTCGACATGGGGGTGTTCGAGATGGGCAACTCCAACCTCGACCTCCTCATGGCCCAGGACGAGGAGATCGCGGAGAAGCTCGACGCCGAGCGGTTCGCGGCCGAGGAGCGGGAGCGCGTCGCCGAGGTGACGGAGGCCATTCGGGCGGGCGCCACCGAGGAGTGA